A region from the Medicago truncatula cultivar Jemalong A17 chromosome 6, MtrunA17r5.0-ANR, whole genome shotgun sequence genome encodes:
- the LOC11414474 gene encoding uncharacterized protein, translating into MKSKKKVQIPHPKKKEEKKKMSQNTKALLIGLIGAAFTLFAYSQTFISPSQSITIGLLVLMFGLLVGEGLIPL; encoded by the coding sequence ATGAAGTCAAAAAAGAAAGTTCAAATCCCTCATCCCAAAAAgaaggaagagaagaagaaaatgagtcAAAACACAAAAGCACTTCTGATTGGATTAATTGGTGCAGCTTTTACCTTATTTGCTTACTCACAAACCTTCATATCACCAAGTCAAAGCATCACAATTGGTCTCCTTGTTCTCATGTTTGGATTGCTTGTAGGAGAAGGTCTTATACCTTTGTAA